The Flavobacterium marginilacus genome window below encodes:
- a CDS encoding thioredoxin family protein — protein MKFIFKVASAFLLLAWTSIALTAQTKATDENWELVKKQAVLEHKLIFVDLYFTGCAPCGQMDREVFPDPKAAAVLSADFVTFKSDILKEEIGKKLCMKYGVTGFPTFLFINPDGRVIDMASGFQNVEQFTALLQNAKNLAKKGIFKKYSPQINEKEYPDFYVQAYMAGKRNVPFDVIDTYLKSKDASDEVSFVIVTGLRAGRQYDDFFLLSSKKFAQDYGRSSVTNHVFTILQRKKKEFEKTNDLAGFKEYFTEVKQLYTPEEWTKYEGILLKDFGVEKVVAKNPNTAEKVVR, from the coding sequence ATGAAATTCATTTTTAAAGTTGCAAGTGCATTTTTGCTGCTTGCCTGGACTTCTATTGCCTTAACGGCACAGACAAAAGCCACAGATGAAAACTGGGAATTAGTTAAGAAACAGGCAGTTTTGGAGCATAAATTAATTTTTGTTGATCTGTATTTCACGGGTTGTGCTCCCTGTGGTCAAATGGATAGAGAGGTATTCCCAGATCCGAAAGCAGCAGCTGTTTTGAGTGCTGATTTTGTTACTTTCAAATCGGATATACTGAAAGAAGAAATCGGGAAAAAATTATGCATGAAATACGGCGTTACCGGTTTTCCAACTTTTTTATTTATAAATCCTGATGGCAGAGTGATTGATATGGCTTCGGGTTTTCAAAACGTTGAGCAGTTTACAGCTTTGCTTCAAAATGCTAAAAACTTAGCCAAAAAAGGAATCTTTAAAAAATACAGCCCTCAGATTAACGAAAAAGAGTATCCGGATTTTTATGTGCAGGCATATATGGCAGGCAAGAGAAATGTGCCTTTTGATGTTATCGACACTTATTTAAAATCTAAAGATGCATCTGATGAAGTTTCTTTTGTAATTGTTACCGGTTTAAGAGCAGGCAGACAGTATGATGATTTTTTTCTTTTATCAAGTAAGAAGTTCGCTCAGGATTATGGAAGATCAAGCGTTACCAATCATGTATTTACCATTTTGCAGCGCAAGAAAAAAGAGTTTGAAAAAACAAATGATTTAGCTGGTTTCAAAGAATATTTCACGGAAGTAAAACAATTGTACACACCAGAAGAATGGACAAAATACGAAGGTATTTTATTGAAAGATTTTGGTGTAGAAAAAGTCGTTGCAAAAAATCCAAACACAGCAGAAAAAGTAGTACGATGA
- a CDS encoding PKD-like family lipoprotein — protein sequence MFKNIKIQAPLMMLLFLVYGCVSDEGNYNYEDINELEVTGIEKEYTAYTGDKFKIVPSINPTLDDGTNPDRYEYKWVAVNPLKLAIEARTTIATTKNYDDILKLPPAKYSLYYFIKDKVTGVNWQQPVITLNVVSSIYQGWMIVGDVDGKARLDMVSTIPGVAQARVINDVLDVSGSALKLSGKAVDVECFSTPLTGAVIYGIYVTASESGTARLEPDSFAWSQSQNIAYETVGGAFPTNFAVDFMKSPVGGENFLYKDGDIYYFNRTMQIRYGLPQNKVDVETKTFRAAPFIAEGATVGTPVFFDRDLHRFVRYVYSKGSCSAMPPLVGSATVLDWNNTNCDLVYMTTSGYNLDESFAVLKNISTGKFYLLRFSTTLVQSYYKEILNAPDFDKATKFAVSPDSGYLFYTVGNKVYEYDNGTQSAKLMLNKGSEEVTYIGFSKRATKPFNTKLVVGSYSTTGKLEVYTVPPVNGDLILDNAYTGLCKIVDVSYRSR from the coding sequence ATGTTCAAAAATATAAAAATACAAGCGCCGTTAATGATGCTTCTTTTTCTAGTCTATGGATGTGTGAGCGATGAAGGTAATTATAATTACGAAGATATAAATGAGCTGGAAGTCACTGGAATTGAAAAAGAATATACAGCTTACACGGGAGATAAATTTAAGATAGTCCCTAGCATAAATCCTACTTTGGACGATGGTACAAATCCGGATCGTTATGAGTATAAATGGGTTGCTGTAAATCCTTTGAAATTGGCTATAGAAGCGAGAACTACTATTGCCACAACAAAAAATTACGATGATATTTTAAAATTACCGCCGGCAAAGTACAGTCTTTATTATTTTATCAAAGATAAAGTAACTGGAGTTAACTGGCAGCAGCCCGTAATCACATTAAATGTAGTGTCCTCTATTTATCAAGGTTGGATGATAGTTGGCGATGTTGATGGGAAGGCACGCTTAGATATGGTTTCTACCATTCCGGGAGTTGCTCAGGCTCGTGTTATAAATGATGTTTTGGATGTTTCGGGGTCAGCATTGAAATTGAGCGGAAAAGCAGTAGATGTAGAATGCTTTAGCACACCTTTAACAGGAGCTGTTATTTATGGTATTTATGTGACTGCATCTGAATCGGGAACTGCCAGGCTTGAACCCGATTCTTTTGCGTGGAGCCAGTCACAGAATATAGCTTATGAAACTGTGGGAGGCGCTTTTCCAACGAATTTTGCAGTAGATTTTATGAAATCTCCTGTTGGAGGAGAGAACTTTCTTTATAAAGACGGCGATATTTATTACTTCAATAGGACGATGCAGATCAGATATGGTTTACCGCAGAATAAGGTTGATGTAGAAACCAAGACTTTTCGTGCGGCGCCTTTTATCGCAGAAGGAGCTACAGTGGGCACACCTGTTTTTTTTGATAGGGATCTGCACCGTTTCGTTCGTTATGTATATTCAAAAGGAAGCTGTTCTGCAATGCCTCCGCTTGTTGGTTCTGCAACGGTTTTAGATTGGAACAATACAAATTGTGATCTGGTTTACATGACAACTTCCGGATATAATCTGGATGAAAGTTTTGCAGTATTAAAGAACATTTCAACAGGTAAATTCTATCTGCTTCGTTTTAGCACCACTTTGGTACAAAGCTATTATAAAGAAATTCTGAACGCTCCCGATTTTGATAAAGCGACAAAATTTGCAGTAAGCCCAGATTCAGGATATTTATTCTATACAGTAGGTAATAAAGTATACGAGTATGATAATGGAACACAGTCTGCAAAATTAATGCTGAATAAAGGAAGTGAAGAAGTTACCTATATCGGTTTTAGTAAAAGAGCAACAAAACCTTTCAATACAAAACTAGTGGTGGGAAGTTACAGTACTACCGGAAAGCTGGAAGTGTATACAGTACCGCCGGTAAATGGAGATTTAATTTTGGATAATGCCTACACTGGCCTTTGTAAAATTGTCGATGTCTCTTATCGTTCCCGATAA
- a CDS encoding DUF4843 domain-containing protein, translating into MNKILILSIVFFSFLGLTSCTQEEIKAYEDTDNIYFSRSIFPLYSSGPVIDSTGFSFGFDNAAIKERIFPLAIRVQGKVSNVDRKVNLTVDPSSTAVLGTHFTLPENIVLRAGKEIDTILVKVLRTSDMKTKDLTLVLNLEDNDFFTTKMKSRVTNVLTGKTISFVRFKLSFNDKLSAPVSWSTANYGVFSAKKLFLMCDLMDLQPEMFNLPQGSIGLTIPDVQYYQNFMRRYLADQKASGNTIYEDNGNEMFFP; encoded by the coding sequence ATGAATAAAATATTGATTTTAAGCATCGTCTTTTTTTCCTTTTTAGGATTGACATCCTGTACTCAGGAAGAAATAAAAGCCTACGAAGACACCGATAACATTTATTTTTCACGTTCCATATTTCCTTTGTACAGCAGCGGGCCGGTTATAGACAGCACCGGATTTAGTTTTGGTTTTGACAACGCTGCAATTAAAGAGAGGATTTTTCCTCTTGCAATACGGGTTCAGGGAAAAGTAAGTAATGTTGACAGAAAAGTAAATCTAACTGTTGATCCGTCAAGTACGGCTGTTTTAGGAACTCATTTTACACTTCCGGAAAATATCGTACTGCGTGCCGGCAAAGAAATAGACACTATTCTTGTGAAAGTCCTAAGAACTTCAGATATGAAAACGAAGGATTTAACATTAGTACTGAATCTGGAAGACAATGATTTTTTCACCACCAAAATGAAATCTCGGGTGACTAATGTTCTGACAGGAAAAACCATAAGTTTTGTTCGTTTTAAATTGTCATTTAATGATAAATTGTCAGCTCCAGTATCCTGGAGTACTGCAAATTATGGTGTTTTTAGCGCAAAAAAATTATTTCTCATGTGTGATTTAATGGATTTACAGCCCGAAATGTTTAATCTGCCACAAGGTAGTATTGGTTTAACAATTCCGGATGTTCAGTATTATCAAAACTTTATGAGACGTTATTTAGCCGATCAAAAAGCTTCCGGAAATACCATTTATGAAGATAATGGCAATGAAATGTTCTTTCCTTAA
- a CDS encoding RagB/SusD family nutrient uptake outer membrane protein, protein MKKYLYKITFLFLVSVTAISCDDFLDVVPQDKILEDQIYNTEAGIQNAHNGLYLQLASNSLYGQQLTMDAVEIFGQQYNMSGSHNKSTMATYAYTEKIPKATISNIWEKAFTTILSANKFLESIDEHKNVVSAEKADLLKGEAIAIRAMLHFDMLRMFGPIYKTSPNDPGIPYYDKFVTTNNPILPAKEVMAKILADLDASLNLLANDPVFTIGRTGTSTAYDGNPYYATKRGQRMNYLAVKALKARVLLYSGDKTGAFTVANELINFTKSNTFFPWTPFLDATNSANPDRTFSSENFFALSDFNLYAKQKALFDSSLSEFDIYSPLLTRINAVFESNDNDYRSLPTWKIPVVGGKTQKTFYKYEDVATKTMTFRLQIPMFKVSEMYLIAAETAAVPADGIAFLNTLRFNRGLANLAVTAVLATEITKEYRKEFIGEGQLFFYYKRIGSATIPNGSAASGNVTMGALQYVVPMPDSEINFQ, encoded by the coding sequence CCAGATTTATAATACCGAAGCCGGAATTCAAAACGCCCATAACGGACTTTATCTTCAGTTGGCATCCAACAGTTTGTACGGACAACAGCTTACAATGGATGCTGTAGAGATTTTTGGACAGCAATATAATATGTCAGGTTCTCATAACAAAAGTACAATGGCAACTTACGCATACACCGAAAAAATTCCAAAAGCAACCATTTCAAATATTTGGGAAAAAGCGTTTACGACTATTTTATCAGCTAATAAATTCTTAGAAAGCATAGATGAACACAAAAATGTCGTGTCTGCAGAAAAAGCAGATTTATTAAAAGGGGAAGCTATTGCTATCCGTGCCATGCTGCATTTTGACATGCTTAGAATGTTTGGGCCAATTTACAAAACATCGCCAAATGATCCGGGAATACCGTATTACGATAAATTTGTAACTACAAACAATCCAATTTTACCAGCCAAAGAAGTAATGGCAAAAATACTTGCCGATTTGGATGCGTCTTTAAATTTATTGGCTAATGATCCTGTTTTTACGATAGGAAGAACAGGGACTTCAACAGCCTATGACGGTAATCCTTATTATGCTACAAAGAGAGGACAGCGAATGAATTATTTGGCTGTAAAAGCTTTGAAAGCGCGTGTTCTTTTATATTCAGGAGATAAAACGGGAGCATTTACTGTGGCCAATGAATTGATAAACTTTACAAAATCGAATACATTTTTCCCTTGGACACCGTTTTTAGACGCGACCAATTCAGCAAATCCGGACCGTACTTTTTCGTCCGAAAATTTCTTTGCTCTTAGCGACTTTAATTTATATGCCAAACAAAAAGCACTGTTTGATTCGTCTTTATCTGAATTTGATATTTATTCTCCTTTATTAACCCGAATAAATGCTGTTTTCGAATCTAATGATAATGATTACAGGAGTTTACCTACATGGAAAATCCCGGTAGTGGGAGGGAAAACACAGAAAACTTTTTACAAGTATGAGGATGTTGCCACAAAAACAATGACTTTCCGTCTGCAGATCCCAATGTTTAAAGTATCAGAAATGTATCTTATAGCAGCCGAAACAGCAGCAGTTCCAGCAGATGGTATTGCTTTTTTAAATACTCTTCGTTTTAACAGAGGTCTGGCAAATTTAGCAGTTACTGCAGTTTTGGCAACAGAAATTACAAAAGAGTACAGGAAAGAATTTATAGGTGAAGGACAGCTGTTTTTTTATTACAAAAGAATAGGTTCAGCTACAATTCCTAACGGTTCTGCAGCATCTGGAAATGTAACGATGGGAGCGCTTCAATATGTGGTGCCAATGCCTGATTCTGAAATTAATTTTCAATAA